A stretch of the Ensifer sp. PDNC004 genome encodes the following:
- a CDS encoding APH(3') family aminoglycoside O-phosphotransferase gives MPSSFPHPQLPAQFHPFVDGYQWNRDLLGQSDSSIFLLKAPDRPMLVLKLEEAGPFGEFVDEAARLDWLASKDVPCPRVIARAFGAQTSWLLLQAVEGTDLASTTLSPKDQIVILADALKRLHALDIATCPFDHRIEKRIAIAKTRTQAGVIDESDFDETRLGRTAADLFAELQARMPRAGKLVVTHGDACLPNIIEKNGRFSGFIDCSRLGVADPYQDIALACRSVAYNLGEEWVQPFLTRYGIDKDDSEKRDFYCLLDEFF, from the coding sequence TTGCCCTCTTCTTTTCCGCATCCCCAACTGCCCGCCCAATTCCACCCCTTCGTCGACGGCTATCAGTGGAACCGTGATCTGCTCGGGCAATCCGACTCGAGCATCTTTCTCCTCAAGGCGCCCGATCGTCCCATGCTGGTTCTGAAGCTCGAGGAAGCCGGCCCGTTCGGCGAGTTCGTCGACGAGGCTGCGCGGCTTGATTGGCTGGCATCAAAGGATGTGCCCTGCCCCCGGGTGATCGCCCGCGCCTTCGGCGCGCAAACCAGCTGGCTGCTGCTGCAGGCCGTGGAAGGGACAGACCTCGCCTCCACGACATTGTCGCCCAAGGACCAGATCGTCATCCTTGCCGACGCCCTGAAGCGACTGCATGCGCTGGATATCGCCACCTGCCCCTTCGATCATCGGATCGAAAAGCGCATCGCCATCGCGAAGACGCGCACCCAGGCCGGCGTGATCGACGAGAGCGACTTCGACGAAACGCGGCTCGGCCGCACGGCGGCGGATCTCTTTGCCGAACTGCAGGCGCGCATGCCCCGAGCCGGCAAGCTCGTCGTCACCCATGGCGACGCCTGCCTGCCGAACATCATCGAGAAGAACGGCCGGTTTTCCGGCTTCATCGATTGCAGCCGGCTGGGCGTCGCCGACCCCTATCAGGACATCGCACTCGCCTGCCGCAGCGTCGCCTACAATCTCGGCGAGGAATGGGTTCAGCCGTTTCTGACCCGCTACGGTATCGACAAGGACGATTCCGAGAAACGCGACTTCTACTGCCTGCTCGACGAGTTCTTCTGA
- a CDS encoding MerR family transcriptional regulator has protein sequence MGVNHDELLSAAECADRLGLTIRALKVYEDRGLISPRRTEKKWRLYGAVEIARLTEILALRRLGLSLTRITEMLAGTAPALRQTLAVQQSAFLDLRDRVEHSLSLIDAALEKIERGDALSIDELVALARRTEMTSLSPDAVAWSRYEQTRPRREASFVPENGWA, from the coding sequence ATGGGCGTGAACCACGATGAACTGCTGTCGGCTGCCGAATGCGCCGACCGCCTCGGCCTAACCATCCGCGCTCTCAAGGTCTATGAGGATCGCGGCCTGATCTCGCCGCGGCGGACGGAGAAGAAGTGGCGGCTCTATGGTGCCGTCGAAATCGCGCGGCTGACCGAAATCCTGGCGCTGCGACGGCTTGGCCTCAGCCTCACCCGGATTACCGAGATGCTTGCCGGTACCGCGCCGGCCCTTCGGCAAACGCTTGCCGTCCAGCAATCGGCATTCTTGGACCTGCGCGACCGTGTCGAACACAGCCTGTCCTTGATCGATGCGGCGCTCGAGAAGATCGAGCGGGGCGATGCTCTCTCTATCGACGAACTCGTCGCGCTTGCCCGAAGGACCGAGATGACGAGCCTGTCGCCCGACGCCGTCGCGTGGAGCCGCTACGAGCAGACGCGCCCGCGCCGCGAGGCCTCCTTCGTTCCCGAGAACGGCTGGGCCTGA
- a CDS encoding MFS transporter, with protein sequence MSKPENTPLPPAFKRIGWSNLLAQFSEQMALAAAPLAAVLLLAAGPAETGWLQMAQTLPFLLLSIPAGLIADRASRRGLMVSSEMLRALSLVATLLLMLSGLLSLPLLAVMGFVGAIGTVCYNVAAPALIPAIVPRAQLADANRWMELARSLAYSGGPAIGGAFVAWTGASLAYVAATSLSLLSVVLLAGLGDHHQPSSPKRKLLQDLAEGARFLADHALLRPILVTAIVFNTAWFVLQAVYVAYAIQTLGLTATGVGITLGIYGAGMMIGAFAAPAIARHIPFGVMIALGPLGGLTAAAVMLSTIWVPSGLLAGLSFFLFGAGPVLWSIATLTLRQAVTPNAMLGRVWPSSPPPPSAHGRSARRSAPSLPRASASRHALPSQPSASWFSSW encoded by the coding sequence ATGTCGAAACCAGAAAACACACCCCTTCCCCCGGCCTTCAAGCGGATCGGCTGGTCCAACCTCCTTGCGCAATTTTCAGAGCAGATGGCGCTGGCCGCCGCTCCTCTGGCCGCCGTGCTTCTGCTCGCCGCAGGCCCTGCGGAAACCGGCTGGCTGCAGATGGCGCAGACGCTGCCATTCCTGCTGCTCTCGATTCCAGCCGGCCTCATTGCCGACCGCGCATCGCGGCGCGGCCTCATGGTCAGCTCGGAAATGCTGCGCGCGCTGTCGCTGGTCGCCACGCTGTTGCTCATGCTCAGCGGACTGCTGTCGCTGCCGTTGCTGGCCGTCATGGGCTTCGTCGGCGCCATCGGCACGGTCTGCTACAATGTCGCCGCACCTGCCCTGATCCCGGCAATCGTTCCGCGTGCGCAACTGGCTGATGCCAACCGCTGGATGGAGCTTGCCCGCAGCCTCGCCTATTCCGGCGGGCCGGCGATCGGCGGCGCGTTCGTCGCATGGACGGGCGCGTCGCTCGCCTATGTCGCCGCCACATCCCTGTCCCTTCTCTCCGTCGTCCTGCTCGCCGGCCTTGGTGATCACCACCAGCCGAGCAGCCCCAAGCGCAAGCTTCTCCAGGATCTCGCCGAAGGTGCCCGTTTCCTTGCCGACCACGCGCTGTTGAGGCCCATTCTGGTGACCGCCATCGTCTTCAACACGGCCTGGTTCGTGCTGCAGGCGGTCTATGTCGCCTATGCCATTCAGACCCTCGGGCTGACGGCGACCGGCGTCGGCATCACGCTTGGCATCTATGGCGCCGGCATGATGATCGGCGCCTTCGCAGCACCCGCCATTGCGCGCCATATCCCTTTCGGCGTGATGATCGCCCTTGGCCCGCTGGGCGGGCTGACTGCCGCGGCCGTCATGCTCTCCACCATCTGGGTTCCCTCCGGCCTCCTCGCCGGCCTCAGCTTCTTCCTGTTCGGCGCCGGCCCGGTGCTCTGGTCGATCGCCACCCTCACCTTGCGACAGGCCGTCACGCCCAATGCGATGCTCGGGCGCGTCTGGCCTTCATCACCACCGCCACCTTCGGCGCACGGCCGATCGGCGCGGCGCTCGGCGCCGTCGTTGCCACGCGCTTCGGCGTCGAGGCATGCCTTGCCGTCGCAGCCGTCGGCTTCCTGGTTCAGTTCCTGGTGA
- a CDS encoding translocation/assembly module TamB domain-containing protein has product MNQVVRFLRATLRYGLRVLGVLAIVALLLVAFVGFTTPGARLVAWAIEKYAATPDQIVRIADPSALLTGKFTAGSITLFDGEGIYAEVRDVNLDWSPAALLSFRFEAAALSAGSIRVERLPIPSSETKEVRSTFALPVDVKIDAIDLKEIIIGKAIAGEDQFLTASGKVNATNESIALQLAAAQRDRPEARAVADIVFNPAGNELKLEATVDEPNNGVLAKLLRLPNEPSVNIKLTGEGPLSDWSGSATAALDGSKILKLDGRHVQTPDGMHRLTVDGGGGFGSLMPPALRPMFEGETRIDIAAAFNDQGLVQVDKAHVATGALSFAAFGTYDSKGENNLKARLAGTNGPVDFRWPLQKGEAQAKINSVDFSLIGDAQAAILDLAADVTSVALPDVALGAVKLSARSDGFNVQAQSGLVKAAIEVGEAGFNDANLARLVQVPMKIDANLSVTKESIAFNPVTIESPGVGGSLTGAFYRDENTVSAAFKLFAVPGALPPAAAAKFDGTIALSGEVKTASDGGVTVEGIELKSGTIEAAGTVALAQSNLTADLKGTLPDLGKVLDDAKGKAEFTAAVTGPLAELGIKAELTSSGATLAGRTLSDLNVKADAKANPSSPQASLTATGALDGQAIDVKADVVSKDGQTAIPVLEARIGENKLTGAISFTPDFKPDGTISFDLPDLGLLAAMAGQKASGDLNGSAAIKTANGITSVVVKAGGSGIKRDQLTISKPTADITIADLAVLAVKGSIRAETVAQGENRVSGLAVDFEQQAGRTGFSVDGKYDGGPLTVKGDLASSKGRTEIRLTSFGATPKGIALKLAQPTVIAIENGTVRLNALTIQASKGTIAVNGTAGEKLDITAKLNALPAALVNAFAPDLGAEGTIAGTVDVEGGASAPVVAYDLKWSGASLAAARTAGVAAFDVTADGKFANNKVTLDTTLSGAGGLSFKGGGNVDIGGNMPIAMKFNGNVPFALIANLMAEKGFTLTGQANVDVAISGSAKAPQIAGTIATSGGRLVDVRRNLALNDLTANVALDGKQATISRLSANLATGGSVEASGTVGTVPGSGFPANLKIKLNNATYVDGTLFNANVAGEMTLTGPLVATPTLGGKVTIRKASITIPEKLPTSLSAIDIKHKNAPPKVQKMVKDLRKDEVPAAGANASGVIAFDLGVNAHQIFVRGRGIDAELGGDLTIRGTAVQPVISGGFEMRRGRLEILGKRLTFTDGNIGFGGDLIPTLDLKATSSVGATTITVSVAGLANNPQIAFSSSPALPQDEILAQLIFNRSLSNLSAFQIAQLASAVSQLAGGGSTSLLDGLRNKLGVDDLDVTTDENGGASVRAGKYLNDRTYIELQQGSDSASSKAVINLDVGKGVKLKGSAAGDGSASGGVFFEKEY; this is encoded by the coding sequence ATGAATCAGGTCGTCCGTTTCCTTCGCGCGACGCTGCGCTATGGCCTTCGTGTGCTTGGCGTGCTTGCGATCGTTGCCCTTCTTCTCGTCGCCTTCGTGGGCTTCACCACACCCGGCGCCCGGCTCGTCGCCTGGGCAATCGAGAAATATGCGGCAACACCCGACCAGATCGTGCGGATCGCCGATCCGAGCGCGCTTTTGACCGGCAAGTTCACGGCCGGAAGCATCACGCTGTTCGATGGCGAGGGCATCTATGCCGAAGTGCGCGACGTCAATCTCGACTGGTCGCCCGCCGCCCTCCTCTCCTTCCGCTTCGAAGCCGCAGCGCTCTCGGCCGGCTCGATCCGCGTCGAGCGCCTGCCGATCCCCTCCTCCGAGACCAAGGAAGTCCGCTCGACCTTTGCGCTTCCCGTCGACGTCAAGATCGACGCGATTGATCTCAAGGAGATCATCATCGGCAAGGCGATCGCCGGCGAGGACCAGTTCCTGACCGCCAGCGGCAAGGTGAACGCGACCAACGAAAGCATCGCCCTTCAGCTTGCGGCCGCCCAGCGCGACCGGCCGGAAGCACGCGCGGTCGCCGATATCGTCTTCAATCCGGCGGGCAACGAGCTGAAGCTTGAAGCGACCGTGGACGAACCGAACAACGGCGTGCTGGCAAAGCTGCTTCGCCTCCCGAACGAGCCTTCGGTCAACATCAAGCTGACCGGTGAAGGCCCGCTTTCCGACTGGAGCGGCAGCGCTACGGCAGCACTCGACGGCAGCAAAATTCTCAAGCTCGACGGTCGCCACGTCCAGACGCCTGACGGAATGCACCGGCTGACGGTCGACGGTGGCGGCGGCTTCGGCTCGCTGATGCCGCCAGCGCTGCGCCCGATGTTCGAGGGTGAGACCAGGATCGACATCGCCGCCGCGTTCAACGACCAGGGGCTGGTGCAGGTCGACAAGGCTCATGTGGCGACCGGCGCGCTCTCCTTTGCCGCTTTTGGAACCTACGACAGCAAGGGCGAGAACAACCTCAAGGCCAGGCTTGCCGGCACCAACGGCCCGGTCGATTTCCGCTGGCCGCTGCAGAAGGGTGAGGCGCAGGCCAAGATCAATTCCGTCGACTTCTCGCTCATCGGCGACGCGCAAGCCGCGATCCTCGATCTCGCCGCAGACGTCACCTCCGTGGCGCTGCCGGACGTGGCGCTCGGCGCAGTCAAGCTCTCGGCACGTAGCGACGGCTTCAATGTCCAGGCGCAATCCGGTCTGGTGAAGGCGGCAATCGAAGTGGGCGAAGCCGGCTTCAACGATGCAAACCTCGCCCGCCTGGTGCAGGTGCCGATGAAGATCGACGCCAACCTGTCCGTGACGAAGGAAAGCATCGCCTTCAATCCGGTAACGATCGAGAGCCCCGGCGTTGGCGGTTCGCTCACCGGCGCCTTCTATCGCGACGAGAATACGGTTTCCGCCGCCTTCAAGCTCTTTGCCGTTCCAGGCGCGCTGCCGCCGGCAGCCGCAGCGAAGTTCGACGGCACGATCGCACTCTCGGGCGAGGTGAAGACGGCAAGCGACGGCGGCGTCACCGTGGAGGGTATCGAGCTCAAGTCGGGCACGATCGAGGCGGCCGGCACCGTTGCGCTCGCACAGAGCAACCTGACGGCCGATCTCAAGGGCACACTGCCCGATCTCGGCAAGGTGCTTGACGATGCCAAGGGCAAGGCCGAATTCACTGCCGCCGTGACCGGCCCGCTCGCCGAACTCGGCATCAAGGCCGAGCTGACCTCAAGCGGCGCGACATTGGCCGGGCGCACGCTCAGCGACCTCAACGTCAAGGCCGACGCCAAGGCCAACCCATCGAGCCCGCAGGCAAGTCTGACGGCAACCGGTGCGCTCGACGGCCAGGCCATCGACGTCAAGGCCGACGTCGTCTCGAAGGACGGCCAGACCGCAATCCCGGTGCTCGAAGCCAGGATCGGCGAGAACAAGCTGACCGGGGCGATCAGCTTCACCCCCGATTTCAAGCCGGACGGCACGATCAGCTTCGACCTGCCTGATCTCGGCCTGCTTGCCGCCATGGCCGGGCAGAAGGCATCCGGCGACCTCAACGGTTCCGCTGCCATCAAGACCGCAAACGGCATTACCTCCGTCGTCGTCAAGGCCGGCGGCAGCGGCATCAAGCGCGATCAGCTGACGATTTCCAAGCCGACCGCCGACATCACCATCGCGGACCTTGCGGTCCTTGCGGTCAAGGGCAGCATCCGCGCCGAAACCGTGGCGCAGGGCGAAAACCGTGTTTCCGGACTCGCCGTCGATTTCGAGCAACAGGCCGGCCGCACCGGCTTTTCCGTCGACGGCAAATACGACGGCGGACCGCTGACGGTGAAGGGCGACCTTGCCAGCTCCAAAGGCCGCACGGAAATCCGCCTCACATCCTTTGGCGCAACGCCGAAAGGCATTGCCCTGAAATTGGCGCAGCCGACGGTGATCGCCATCGAAAACGGCACCGTCCGTCTCAACGCGCTGACGATCCAGGCGTCGAAAGGCACGATCGCCGTCAACGGCACCGCTGGCGAAAAGCTCGACATCACGGCGAAGCTCAACGCCCTGCCCGCAGCACTGGTCAACGCCTTTGCGCCGGATCTCGGCGCCGAGGGTACGATCGCCGGCACCGTCGATGTCGAGGGTGGCGCGTCTGCACCGGTCGTCGCCTACGATCTCAAATGGTCGGGCGCCTCGCTCGCAGCGGCGCGAACGGCCGGCGTTGCGGCTTTTGACGTGACGGCGGACGGCAAGTTTGCCAACAACAAGGTGACGCTCGATACGACGCTTTCGGGCGCCGGCGGCCTTTCCTTCAAGGGCGGCGGCAATGTCGATATCGGCGGCAACATGCCGATCGCGATGAAGTTCAATGGCAACGTCCCCTTCGCGCTCATCGCCAACCTGATGGCGGAAAAGGGCTTCACGCTGACGGGTCAGGCGAATGTCGATGTGGCGATTTCCGGCTCGGCCAAGGCGCCGCAGATCGCCGGCACGATCGCCACGTCAGGTGGGCGCCTCGTCGACGTGCGCCGCAACCTGGCGCTCAACGACCTGACCGCCAATGTCGCGCTCGACGGCAAGCAGGCGACGATCTCGAGGCTCTCGGCCAATCTCGCGACCGGCGGCTCGGTCGAAGCCAGCGGCACCGTCGGCACCGTGCCGGGTTCAGGCTTCCCGGCCAACCTGAAGATCAAGCTGAACAACGCGACCTACGTCGACGGCACGCTGTTCAACGCCAATGTCGCCGGCGAGATGACGCTGACCGGCCCCCTGGTCGCGACCCCGACGCTCGGCGGCAAGGTGACGATCCGCAAGGCCTCGATCACCATTCCCGAGAAGCTGCCGACCTCGCTGTCGGCGATTGACATCAAGCACAAGAATGCACCGCCCAAGGTGCAGAAGATGGTCAAGGACCTGCGCAAGGACGAAGTGCCGGCTGCCGGCGCCAATGCCAGCGGCGTGATCGCCTTCGATCTCGGCGTCAATGCGCACCAGATCTTCGTGCGCGGCCGCGGCATCGACGCGGAACTTGGCGGCGACCTGACGATCCGCGGCACTGCGGTGCAGCCGGTCATTTCCGGTGGCTTCGAGATGCGCCGCGGGCGGCTTGAAATCCTCGGCAAGCGCCTGACCTTCACCGACGGCAATATCGGCTTTGGCGGCGACCTGATCCCGACGCTCGATCTGAAGGCGACGTCCAGCGTCGGCGCGACCACCATCACCGTCTCGGTGGCGGGCCTCGCCAACAATCCGCAGATCGCCTTCTCGTCCTCCCCGGCCCTGCCGCAGGATGAAATCCTGGCGCAGCTGATCTTCAACCGGTCGCTGTCGAACCTCTCGGCCTTCCAGATCGCCCAGCTTGCGTCCGCCGTCAGCCAGTTGGCCGGCGGCGGCTCGACGTCGCTGCTCGACGGCCTGCGCAACAAACTCGGCGTCGACGATCTCGACGTCACCACCGACGAGAATGGCGGTGCGTCCGTGCGCGCCGGCAAGTATCTCAACGACCGCACCTATATCGAACTGCAGCAGGGCTCCGATTCCGCCTCCAGCAAGGCGGTCATCAATCTCGATGTCGGCAAGGGCGTAAAGCTCAAAGGCTCGGCCGCCGGCGACGGTTCGGCCTCGGGCGGTGTCTTCTTCGAAAAGGAATATTGA
- a CDS encoding (2Fe-2S)-binding protein produces the protein MAKVTMTVNGRQVSGHCDDRTLLVQFIRENLGLTGTHVGCDTSQCGTCVIHMDGKSVKSCSILAVQAAGSTITTIEGLAADGELHPVQAAFKANHGLQCGFCTPGMVMTAVDMIRRHQGQLDEATVRAELEGNICRCTGYHNIVKAILAAAAEMSGARVAAE, from the coding sequence ATGGCGAAAGTAACAATGACGGTCAACGGCCGTCAGGTGAGCGGTCATTGCGACGACCGCACATTGCTGGTGCAATTCATACGCGAAAATCTTGGACTGACCGGCACCCATGTCGGCTGCGACACCTCGCAGTGCGGCACCTGCGTCATCCATATGGACGGAAAATCGGTCAAGAGCTGTTCCATCCTCGCCGTCCAGGCGGCAGGCTCCACGATCACCACCATCGAAGGCTTGGCGGCCGACGGCGAGCTGCATCCGGTGCAGGCGGCCTTCAAGGCCAATCACGGCCTGCAATGCGGCTTCTGTACGCCCGGCATGGTGATGACCGCCGTCGACATGATCCGCAGGCACCAGGGCCAGCTGGACGAAGCGACGGTGCGCGCCGAACTCGAAGGCAACATCTGTCGCTGCACCGGTTACCACAACATCGTGAAAGCGATCCTTGCCGCCGCCGCCGAGATGAGCGGCGCCCGCGTGGCCGCAGAATAG
- a CDS encoding glycine zipper domain-containing protein: protein MKKAIALVLVALAVASCTQTEKGAGIGAVSGAIIGGAVTGDVRGAAVGAAIGGVSGAVIGNVTEQPGQCYYRDRYGRRYIDSCPR, encoded by the coding sequence ATGAAGAAAGCCATCGCACTTGTGCTGGTCGCCCTGGCGGTCGCAAGCTGCACCCAGACGGAAAAAGGCGCCGGCATCGGTGCCGTTTCCGGCGCGATCATCGGCGGCGCTGTCACCGGCGACGTCCGTGGCGCAGCGGTCGGCGCGGCCATCGGCGGCGTATCCGGCGCGGTCATCGGCAACGTCACCGAACAGCCAGGCCAGTGCTACTACCGCGACCGCTATGGCCGCCGCTACATCGACTCCTGCCCGCGCTAA
- a CDS encoding autotransporter assembly complex family protein: protein MSPPRSSIAYWKAATALAVAFTCALGPLSAEKAYAFKLFGMKFFESDEEEAPVIDPVNYTLTFDAGTDDDELKEALENSSQLVQGQEKPVSGDLGLAIRARDDRDRLLAALYEKARYGGTIAIRVNGQDIDSLPPDPSFPDGKPIPVTVTVTPGPVFNVGSVRFEGDAASFSPADYGLPAGARADSTLIIKAGEKVVNDLREQGRPMAKLTERSAVANHANSTVDIVIGASGGPVAPVGEVTVGGTKTVDPGFVRDYSRLNEGRPYSPEDIRKASERLRQLGVFSSVTIKEANTLSPDGSIPMKIEVSEGKHKYFGFGAQVSTTDGLGLSGYWGHRNLFGRAESLRIEGSVDRIGETKELDKLDYSVGILFAKPGAFGPASTFTASLKANIQDPDAYRAKILTGAAGATFELSPTDTFSGGGELSWANIDDAFGSNSYLTAAVPLEYVRDTRNDKLNATEGYRAMINAKPSYEIKGQTFFSSFEASASGYHALGDEKRFVLAGKIGAGVLVGGSGLEDIPANRRFYLGGGGSVRGYSYQEIGPRNSDDRETGGRSYVNASLEARIAVTDTIGVVPFIDAGTVSAKTTPDFSDIRAGAGIGLRYATPFGPIRLDFAVPLNKYPNGTKYGIYAGIGQSF, encoded by the coding sequence ATGTCCCCACCACGGTCGAGTATTGCGTACTGGAAGGCAGCGACTGCGCTTGCTGTTGCCTTTACGTGCGCGCTCGGCCCGCTTTCCGCCGAGAAGGCCTATGCCTTCAAGCTCTTCGGCATGAAGTTTTTCGAGAGCGACGAGGAAGAAGCGCCGGTCATCGACCCGGTCAACTATACCCTCACCTTCGACGCCGGCACCGACGACGACGAACTGAAGGAAGCGCTGGAAAACAGCTCGCAGCTCGTGCAGGGCCAGGAAAAGCCGGTCTCCGGCGATCTTGGGCTCGCCATCCGGGCCCGCGACGACCGCGACCGGCTGTTGGCCGCACTCTACGAAAAGGCGCGCTACGGCGGCACCATCGCGATCCGCGTCAACGGCCAGGATATCGACAGCCTGCCGCCGGATCCGTCTTTCCCGGATGGCAAGCCTATCCCGGTTACCGTCACCGTGACGCCGGGCCCGGTCTTCAACGTCGGTTCCGTCAGGTTCGAAGGCGACGCGGCCAGCTTCAGTCCCGCCGATTACGGCCTGCCCGCCGGCGCGCGCGCCGATTCCACCCTTATCATCAAGGCCGGCGAAAAGGTCGTGAACGACCTGCGTGAGCAGGGCCGGCCGATGGCCAAGCTCACCGAACGCAGCGCCGTCGCCAACCACGCCAATTCAACGGTCGACATCGTCATCGGCGCCAGCGGCGGCCCCGTCGCCCCGGTCGGCGAGGTCACCGTCGGCGGGACGAAGACCGTCGATCCCGGTTTCGTGCGCGACTATTCGCGCCTCAACGAGGGCCGTCCCTATTCGCCGGAGGACATCCGCAAGGCCTCCGAGCGGCTGCGCCAGCTCGGCGTCTTTTCGAGCGTCACCATCAAGGAAGCCAACACGCTTTCGCCTGATGGATCGATCCCGATGAAGATCGAGGTCTCCGAAGGCAAGCACAAGTATTTCGGCTTCGGCGCCCAGGTTTCGACGACCGACGGCCTCGGGCTTTCGGGCTATTGGGGACACCGCAATCTTTTCGGCCGCGCCGAATCGCTGCGCATCGAGGGCTCGGTCGACCGCATCGGCGAGACCAAGGAGCTCGACAAGCTCGACTATTCGGTCGGCATTCTCTTTGCAAAGCCGGGCGCCTTCGGTCCCGCCTCCACCTTTACCGCCAGCCTCAAGGCCAACATCCAGGACCCGGACGCCTATCGCGCCAAGATCCTGACGGGTGCCGCCGGCGCGACCTTCGAACTCTCGCCGACCGACACCTTCTCCGGCGGCGGCGAATTGAGCTGGGCCAACATCGACGACGCCTTCGGCTCGAATTCCTATCTGACGGCCGCGGTCCCGCTCGAATATGTTCGCGATACCCGCAACGACAAGCTGAACGCGACCGAAGGCTATCGGGCGATGATCAACGCCAAGCCGAGCTACGAGATCAAGGGGCAGACCTTCTTCTCGTCCTTCGAAGCGTCGGCGTCCGGCTACCATGCGCTCGGCGACGAGAAGCGCTTCGTGCTTGCCGGCAAGATCGGCGCGGGCGTGCTCGTCGGCGGCAGCGGGCTCGAGGACATCCCGGCCAACCGTCGCTTCTATCTCGGCGGTGGCGGCTCGGTGCGCGGCTATTCCTACCAGGAGATCGGCCCGCGCAATTCCGACGACCGCGAGACCGGCGGGCGCTCCTATGTCAACGCCTCGCTCGAAGCCCGCATCGCGGTCACCGACACCATCGGCGTCGTGCCCTTCATCGACGCAGGTACCGTCTCGGCGAAGACGACACCCGATTTCTCCGACATTCGCGCCGGCGCCGGCATCGGCCTGCGTTATGCCACGCCCTTCGGCCCGATCCGCCTCGACTTCGCCGTACCGCTCAACAAATATCCGAACGGAACGAAATACGGCATCTATGCCGGCATCGGCCAATCCTTCTGA